The Glycine soja cultivar W05 chromosome 8, ASM419377v2, whole genome shotgun sequence genome has a window encoding:
- the LOC114424594 gene encoding zinc-finger homeodomain protein 5-like isoform X2: MEGGSGGGEREKWNSVSVYRECLRNHAASLGSYATDGCGEFTVDGAGGLQCAACGCHRNFHRKVKYPVAEHEEYGGKKRFRSKFTADQKEKMLGFAEKLGWKLQRKDLNDEIERFCRSVGVSRQVFKVWMHNHKNSSSSSSSTPANVSSLTQ, translated from the exons ATGGAAGGAGGATCGGGTGGTGGcgagagagagaagtggaacagTGTAAGTGTATACAGAGAGTGCTTGAGAAACCATGCAGCCAGCCTCGGAAGCTACGCCACGGACGGGTGCGGCGAGTTCACGGTGGACGGCGCGGGGGGACTACAATGCGCGGCGTGCGGCTGCCACCGCAACTTCCACCGGAAAGTGAAGTACCCGGTGGCGGAGCATGAGGAGTATGGAGGCAAGAAGCGGTTCAGGTCCAAGTTCACGGCAGATCAGAAGGAGAAGATGCTGGGGTTTGCGGAGAAGCTTGGTTGGAAGCTTCAGAGGAAGGATCTGAATGATGAGATAGAGAGGTTTTGCCGGAGCGTTGGGGTTAGTAGGCAAGTCTTCAAAGTTTGGATGCATAACCATAAGaactcttcctcctcctcctcctctaccCCCGCCAATGTCTCCTCCCTCACCCA ATGA
- the LOC114423084 gene encoding uncharacterized protein LOC114423084 yields the protein MAVGMGSEGMVLTTLILTSGASGRILGFFNALLLLLLYLFPTTTMRLASWKSTSTWTSTRRALAIRRVLEDADSDGTTFREYHLFSTSRCDTIFTQSWIPRSPSNTIRGLVILMHGLNEHSGRYTHFAKHLNANGFKVYGMDWLGHGGSDGLHGYVHSLDDVVSDTKIFLEKVLNENPGLPCFCFGHSTGAAIILKALLDPKVESRIAGAVLTSPAVGVSPSHPILLALAPIASILLPTYQCSSAYKKGSPVSRDPEALIAKYSDPLVCTGPLRVRTGYEILRITSYLQRNLRKLRVPFFVLHGTADSVTDPIASQKLYVEASSSDKTIRLYDGFLHDLLFEPERDAITQDIIQWLNNRV from the exons ATGGCAGTGGGAATGGGAAGTGAGGGTATGGTTTTGACCACGTTGATTTTGACGTCCGGGGCCAGCGGCCGAATCCTTGGCTTCTTCAACGCCCTCCTTTTGCTCCTTCTCTATCTCTTCCCCACCACCACCATGCGCCTCGCCTCCTGGAAGAGTACCTCCACGTGGACGTCGACGAGGAGGGCGTTGGCCATTCGGAGGGTGTTGGAGGATGCAGATTCAGATGGAACCACATTCAGGGAGTACCATCTCTTTTCAACCTCAAGGTGTGACACCATTTTTACCCAGTCTTGGATTCCTCGCTCTCCTAGCAATACCATCAGGGGACTTGTTATTCTTATGCATGGACTTAATGAACACAG TGGCAGATATACTCATTTCGCAAAGCACCTCAATGCAAATGGTTTCAAGGTTTACGGGATGGATTGGCTTG GCCACGGTGGAAGTGATGGGTTGCATGGTTATGTCCATTCTCTTGATGATGTTGTTTCTGATACG aaaatatttttggagAAGGTTCTTAACGAAAATCCTGGGCTTCCATGTTTCTGCTTTGGACACTCAACAGGAGCAGCCATTATTCTTAAG GCTCTGCTTGACCCAAAGGTTGAATCTCGCATAGCTGGTGCTGTTTTGACATCACCAGCAGTTGGTGTTTCCCCTTCTCATCCAATTTTGCTG GCACTTGCTCCTATAGCTTCAATTTTGCTGCCAACGTATCAATGTAGTTCTGCATATAAGAAGGGGTCACCAGTGTCTAGAGACCCAGAGGCGCTAATTGCTAAATATTCTGATCCATTAGTATGTACTGGACCTCTTAGAGTACGTACTGGTTATGAGATTCTCAGAATTACAAGCTACTTGCAGCGAAATCTGAGAAAATTGAGAGTTCCATTTTTTGTTCTCCATGGCACTGCTGATTCCGTGACTGATCCCATTGCTtcacaaaaattatatgtagaaGCCTCCTCATCTGACAAAACTATCAGACTATACGATGGTTTCTTACATGACCTGCTCTTTGAACCCGAACGAGATGCTATCACACAGGACATAATTCAATGGCTAAACAATAGAGTATGA
- the LOC114424594 gene encoding zinc-finger homeodomain protein 5-like isoform X1, with amino-acid sequence MEGGSGGGEREKWNSVSVYRECLRNHAASLGSYATDGCGEFTVDGAGGLQCAACGCHRNFHRKVKYPVAEHEEYGGKKRFRSKFTADQKEKMLGFAEKLGWKLQRKDLNDEIERFCRSVGVSRQVFKVWMHNHKNSSSSSSSTPANVSSLTQ; translated from the coding sequence ATGGAAGGAGGATCGGGTGGTGGcgagagagagaagtggaacagTGTAAGTGTATACAGAGAGTGCTTGAGAAACCATGCAGCCAGCCTCGGAAGCTACGCCACGGACGGGTGCGGCGAGTTCACGGTGGACGGCGCGGGGGGACTACAATGCGCGGCGTGCGGCTGCCACCGCAACTTCCACCGGAAAGTGAAGTACCCGGTGGCGGAGCATGAGGAGTATGGAGGCAAGAAGCGGTTCAGGTCCAAGTTCACGGCAGATCAGAAGGAGAAGATGCTGGGGTTTGCGGAGAAGCTTGGTTGGAAGCTTCAGAGGAAGGATCTGAATGATGAGATAGAGAGGTTTTGCCGGAGCGTTGGGGTTAGTAGGCAAGTCTTCAAAGTTTGGATGCATAACCATAAGaactcttcctcctcctcctcctctaccCCCGCCAATGTCTCCTCCCTCACCCAGTAA